The genomic interval CCGCGGTTCGTTGCTTACCGGCCCGTCGACCGAATCAGAGCGGCGTCACCGGGTCGCCGCGGCCGACCGCTCCCGACTCGACGACGCGCGCCCGGATGCCGCCGCGGTGGACCAGCGCCTCGCGGACGCCCCGTTTCTCCAACAACCCCTCCAGGTACGAGCACGGTTCGCAGCGTTCGACGCCCTCGAAAACGGCGCTCCCGACGCGGAACCGGTCGCCGACGAGGTGGTCGAGCGCGACCCCTTCGACGGTGAGGTTCCGACGGTGCTCGCCCGGTTCGAGGACGACGCCGTACTCCTCCGCGACGGCGTCGAGACTCTCCCGTTCGACGAGCGTGACGTCTCGTGGCGTCTCGCTCGCCGACGCGGAGAACGTTCCCTCGTCGGCGAAGTACCGGTCACCTCTGAGCCCCCGACCTGCCACAGCCTCGACCCGGTCGCGCGACTCGACGGGCGCGCCCGACTCGGGTGCGACGTGGATGGCGACGACGGTCCGCGTCTCGGCGACGCCCGCCTCGGGCGCGTCCCCGTCGTCCGCGTTCACTCCGTCCATTACGTAGCCTTCGAGGAGCAGGAGATAATCCTTCGGAAGCCGACACGCCCACCGGCCGTCCCAGGCGACCTCAGACGACCGCCCAGTCGTCGACGATGAGGCCGTCGACCCCTGCCTGCCGGAGTCGCCGGGCGGTTCGCGCGCGCTTGACCGTCCAGACGTTGACCGCGAACCCCTCCTCCTGCGCGTCGAGGATGCGCTCCGGTTCGTCGGTCGCGAGGCCGACCGACGGGTGGAGCGCCGCGCAGTCGTACCGACGGCCGATGGCGAGGCCGTGTCGCCAGTCGCGCCCGAGCCGTCGCAGTTCCTGGTGGAACAGGTACGCCAGCGGGAGGTCGGAGACGTCGTACAGTTCCCGGAGCACGTCGGCCTCGAACGACGAGACCAGCACGTCGTTCGGCACGTCGTCGAGGACGGCGAGGAGGTCCGTCGCCATCCCGGCGTGTTTCAGTTCGACGTTGACCGCCACGTCGTCGGGGACGTCCGCGAGGAGGGCGGCGAGGAGCGGGACGGGTTCGCCGCTGTCGAGGACGCGGAGTGCCCGGAGCGTGCGGTAGGGGGTCTCCGAGACCCGGCCGCCAGACCCCGTGAGTCGCCGCAGGCGGTCGTCGTGGACGACGACGAGTTCGCCCGACCCGCAGCGTCGCACGTCGACCTCGACGGCGTCGACGTGCGGGGCGGCGCGCCGGACCGCGAGGCGGGTGTTCTCGGGGCCTCGGTCGGCACATCCCCGGTGCCCGATGACCTGCATGGGCCGTTCGACGCGGGGGGCGGACAAATAGCTCCGTCTACCGTGGGTTCCGACAGGTGACCTGCACGCTCATCGAAGGGCACGATAGACCGATAGAAACAGGTAGCCGTTGGGAATAGTGGGCGCCAAGAATGTTCGACAAGGTACTCGTCGCGAACCGAGGGGAGATCGCGGTGCGCGTGATGCGCGCCTGCGAGGAACTCGACGTCGGGACGGTCGCTATCTACTCCAAGGCGGACAAGAACGCCGGGCACGTTCGCTACGCGGACGAAGCGTACAACGTCGGTCCTGCGCGCGCGGCCGACTCCTACCTGGACCAGGAGGCCATCGTCGAAGCGGCACAGCAGGCTGGCGCGGACGCCATCCACCCCGGCTACGGTTTCCTCGCGGAGAACGCCGACTTCGCCGCGCGCGTCGAAGAAGCGGAGGGCATCACGTGGGTCGGGCCGACGAGCGACTCGATGGAGCAGATGGGCGAGAAGACCAACGCCCGGAAGGTCATGCAGGCCGCGGACGTCCCCATCGTCCCCGGGACGACCGACCCCGCCGAGTCCGCGCAGGAGGTCAAGGACTTCGGGAACGAGCACGGTTACCCGGTCGCGATCAAGGCGGAGGGCGGTGGCGGTGGCCGCGGGATGAAGGTCGTCTGGGACGAGAGCGAGGCCGAGGAGCAGTTCGAGACGGCCAAGCGCGAGGGCGAGGCGTACTTCGACAACGACTCGGTCTACCTCGAACGCTACCTCGACCACCCGCGGCACATCGAGGTGCAGGTCATCGCCGACCACCACGGCAACGCCCGGCACCTCGGCGAACGCGACTGCTCGCTCCAGCGCCGCCACCAGAAGGTAATCGAGGAGGGGCCATCGCCCGCCCTCGACGAGGACCTGGCCGAGGAGATCCGCGAGTCCGCCCGCCGCGGCGTCGCGGAGGCGGACTACCGCAACGCCGGGACCGTCGAGTTCCTCGTCAGCGACGGCGAGTTCTACTTCCTGGAGGTCAACACCCGCATCCAGGTCGAGCACACCGTCACCGAGGAGATTACGGGCATCGACATCGTGAAGTGGCAACTGCGCGTCGCCGCCGGCGAGGAACTCGGCTTCTCGCAGGACGAGGTGGAGATAGAGGGCCACGCGATGGAGTTCCGCATCAACGCCGAGAACGCGGCGAACGACTTCGCGCCCGCGACCGGGAAGCTCTCGACGTACGACCCGCCCGGCGGCATCGGCGTCCGCATGGACGACGCGCTCCGGACCGGCGACACCATCGGCGGGGACTACGACTCGATGATAGCGAAGCTCGTCGTCTACGCGAGCGACCGCGAGGAGTGCATCGCGCGCTCGAAGCGCGCGCTCGCCGAGTACGACATCGAGGGCGTCACGACCATCATCCCGTTCCACCGGCTGATGCTCACCGACGAGAAGTTCGTCGGCGGGACGCACACCACCGACTACCTCGACGAGGAACTGGACACCTCGCGCATCGACGAGGCCCAGGAGAAGTGGGGGAAGGAGACGGACGCGAGCGAAGAGGACGAGCAGGTCGTCGAGCGCGAGTTCACCGTCGAGGTCAACGGCAAGCGCTTCGAGGTGTCGCTCGAAGAGCGCGGCGAACTCGCCGTCGCTGCCGGCGGCGACTCCGGCGGCGGGAGCCGTCCGCAGAAGCGCTCGGGTGGCTCCGGTGGCGGTGGTGGTGGCTCCTCGGGCGACTCCGACGCCACCAGCGCCGCCGGCGACACGGTCACCGCAGAGATGCAGGGCACCATCCTCTCGGTCGGCGTCGCGGAGGGCGACGAGGTCGAGGCGGGCGACGTGCTCTGCGTCCTCGAAGCGATGAAGATGGAGAACGACATCGTCGCCGAGCGCGGCGGCACCGTCACCGAGGTCGCCATCGGCGAGGGCGAGTCGGTGAACATGGGCGACGTGCTGGTCGTCATCGACTGAACGCAGTCTCCCGCTCGTTCGTTCGCTACACGCTCTCGCTCGCGGTACAGTACGACGATTCGCTCACCGCTCAGCATCGCTCGCAGCGCAGCGCCGAACGACCCCACCGACTGCGGGGCTCCCCGACCGTGGACGCTAAACCGCTTCGGCTCCTGTCACGAAACAATGAGCACCGACGGCCAGACGGTCGACGAGAACGACCTGCGCGAACGAATCTCGACGTTCCTGATGCGCAACTTCCCGCAGATCAAGGGTCACGGCGGGAGCCACGAGATCCTCGACCTCGACGCCGAGGAGGGGTCGGTCACCATCGCGCTCGGCGGAGCGTGTGAGGGCTGTGGCGTCTCGCCGATGACCATCCAGGCGCTGGAGACGCGACTCCCCCGCGAGATACCGGAGATTCGAACGGTGCGCGCGGAGACGGGCGACTCGTTCGCGGAGGGCGGCCGCGGCTTCGACCCCGACGACGTGCCCTTCTGACCGTCGAATCGACGGAACGCTTTTCTCTCGGCTTTCCCGACTGTTCGGTATGCGAACATGGGCCGCACTGCTCGTCGTCGCGCTGGTCGTCCTGGCCGGCTGTGGGAGCAGTTCGGCGGTGGACTCGGGCGACGGCGTCGCCGACATCACGCCGGCGTCGGTACCCACCGACCACCCGATGGACGACCGACCGCCGGGCGTCGGGCGGAGCGGGCTCAGCGACCCCATCGCGCTGGCCGACGCCCACGCCGAGTCGCTCGTCAAGCGGAACTTCACGGTACGGACCCGCTCGGTGATTCGGGACTCGAACGGGACGGCCCTGCGGGAGGTGACCCGCGTCGCTCGGTACGACCCGCCGGTCACCACCGAGACGTGGTCGTACGGGGAGACGACGTCGTCGCTCGGCCCCTCCTCCGGAAAAACGGTCGAACGGTGGGCGAACGGTTCGACGGGCGTCGTTCGACTCGTCGGGGAGCAGTCGGTCCGATACAGCGCGTCTTCGACAGTCGGGGCACCGACGCTCCGGGACGAACTGTACGGAACCCTGCCGGCGCTGCGAGACGGGCAGACGACGCTGGACGGGTCGGCGTATCGCGTCGAGACGACCGAGCCGCCGATGCTGTACGGTCCGTACACCGGCGTCCTCTCCGCCGTCGAGTCGTGGAACCAGACACTCGTCGTGGAGCCGGACGGCCGGATTCGGTGGCTCCACATCGAGTTCGCCGGCGAGGCGTCGACGCCGTCGGGGACGGTCCCCGTCACCGGGAGCTACGACGTGCAGTTCAGTGGCATCGGGAGCACGTCGGTCGAACGCCCGGACTGGGTGTCGGTCGCCCTGGAAGCGACCGACCAGTAGCGGACGAACAGCCTCATACTCCCTCCAGCGCAAGCGAGCGCATGAACGAGACGCGCCTGCGGGTGCTCTCCGCGCTCGCCGACGGCCCGGTGTCGGGGCCGGCGCTCGCCGACGAACTCGACGTCTCACGCGCCGCCGTGTGGAAGCACGTCGAGGCGCTCCGTGAGGCCGGCTTCGAGGTGGTGAGCGACGACGGCGGCTACGCGCTCGGTGCGATGCCACCCCTCCACGAACTCGCCATCGCCCTCCACCTGGATGCGCCGTTCGCCGTCGAGTCCCACGACAGCATCGACTCGACGAACCGCCGCGGCCGCGAACTCGCCGAGTCCGGCGCGTCGGACGTGGCCGTCGTCGCGGACGAACAGACCGGCGGTCGCGGCCGACTCGACCGCGCCTGGTCGTCGCCCTCGGGCGGGGTCTACCTGAGCCTCGTCGTCCGGCCGGACGTGCCGATGCGCGACGCGCCCCTGTTCACCCTCGCGGCCGCGGTAGCGGCGGCCCGTGCCGCCCGCGAGCAGGGTGTCGACGCACGCATCAAGTGGCCGAACGACGTGGTGGTTCCCCGCGACGGGACCAGCTACGACAAGCTCTCGGGCATCCTCACGGAGATGCAGGGCGAGGCCGACCGCATCGGGTGGCTCGTCGTCGGCGTCGGGACGAACGCCGAGGCGACCGCGGACGAGTTACCCGAGGGGGCGACCAGCGTCCGCGCAGAGACTGGCGGGGTGGACCGACGTGCGTTCGCCCAGCGCCTCCTGGCCGAGTTCGACGCGCTCCGGTCGGACCTCGATTCGGTCGTCCCCGCGTGGCGAGACCTGGCGCTCACGCTCGGCCAGCGGGTGCGCGTGGAGACGACCGACGGCGACGTCGTCGGCGAGGCCGTCGACGTGGACCGACCGGGGACGCTCGTCGTCCGGCGCGACGACGGCGAGGCGGTCCGGGTGAGCGCGGGCGACTGCGAACACCTCCGACCGGTCGAGTGAGCGGCCGAGTCCCGTCTACGGCAGTACGACCTGCTCGACGTCGCTCGTCCCCGCTCGCCTGACGACCGCTCGGACCACGTCCTGCGCTCCCGCGAGGTTGTCGGAGTCGCCGTCGAGGACCAGCAGTCGGGCCTCTCGTCCCGGTTCGACGACGCCGCAGTTCAGGCCCGCCGCGTCCGCTCCGGCGTGAGTCGCCATCCCCAGCACCTCGCTCGCGGAGCAGTCGTACAGTTTCGCCGCGAACTCCATCTCGCGGAACATCGAGGGGGCGTTGAGGAACACGTTGTCCGTCCCGAGCGCGACGGTGGTGTGCTCGCGCAGTTCTTCGACTGGCGGCAGACCGACGTCCGTGACGAGGTTCGAACGCGGGCAGACCGCGACCGGTATCCCCTCGTCCTCGACGCGTCGCAGGTGCTCGTCGTCGGCGTGGACCATGTGGACGAGCAGGTCCGGGTCGAGTTCGAGTGCGGGGTCGATGTCGCTCGCGTCCACCTCGCCCGCGTGGATGGCGAACGGCTTGCCGGCGTCCCGTGCTGCGGCCCGCTCCTCGGTGAAGTCGGTGTCGTTCGCACCGCTCGCGCCGTAGCCGTCGGCGACGTCGAGGACGCTCGCGTCACCCCGACCGTACACCGTCGGGTCGATGGCGAGGCCGTCGAGCGCTCGACGGAGCTGGTCGACGCCCTCAACGCCGCCCTCGCGGAACTCGAGGAACGCGCCCGTCCCCGAGCGCTCCATGTACCGGAGCGACCGGACCATCCCGGCGACGAGTTCGGGGTCGTCTGCCGCCCGGAGCAGGCGGTGCTTCAGGCCGTCGGGCGGCGCGACGAGTTCCTCCAGCGAGAGGCCGCCGCCGGCCTCCTTGGCGATGGAGTCGCCGATGTGGGTGTGGGCGTTGACGAACGCCGGGAGGACGACGGCGTCGGAGTCGACGCGCTCCTCCTCGACGGCGACGACGTCGCCGTCTTCGACGACGACCCGTCCCTCGACGGGGTCGAACTCCCGGCCCCGGAGTATCGTCCCCGCTATCGTCGTCTCGCCGTCGGTCGTCTCGCGGTCGGTCCTCACCGCGTCGGGGTCGCCGGTCGGTGTCGTCCCGTCCGAAGCCCGGTCGTCCTCACTCATCGCGCGCCTCCTCGAACTCGTCGAGCGTGGCGGTCCGCGAGCCACGGATGTCGCTGACCAGTGCGTCCAGGTCGAGGCCGAGGACGGACTCGGCGGCGTGGCCGACCTGTTCGGTCACGTCCCGGGGAGCGTAGACGCCCAGTCGCCACTGGTCCTTCTGGACGCGCATGACCGCCTTGACGAGCGTCGACTGGTCGCGCAGGCGGCGTACCTGCCCGTTGACGACGACGCGACTGGTCGACTCGGGGATGTCGGGGCGCGACGGGACGTCGAGGACGACCTGTTCGGCGTCGACGCCGGCCTCCGCGGCCACCTCCCGTTCGTACTCGCGGATGGTGTCGTGGTCGGCGTCGATGAGTTCGTCGTCCACGACGTCGTACTCGGCCCAGACCGCCCGTTTGTAGAGGTCGCGGGTGTCGAGACGGCGGGCGTACTCGGCGGTCTCACCGCACTGTCGCAACGCGACCCTGAGGTCGTCGTCGTCCATCCGCCGGAGCTCCCAGGCGTCGGTCGCGTCGGCTCGCAGGAGGCCCTCTGCGGCCCGCCGGAGCATCGCCTTCGAGATGCGGGCGACGTGGTGGCTGTAGACGGTCGGGTTCATCAGCGCCCGCGCGAGCAGGAGCGACTCGCCGGTCTGGACGTTCCCCTCGCCCAGCACGAGTTCACCCTCCGTGAAGTCGAGTTCGCGGACGAGACGACCGGTGTCGATGGTGCCGTAGGGGACGCCGGTGTGGTGGGCGTCGCGCACGAGGTAGTCCATCCGGTCGACGTCCAGTTCCCCCGAGACGAGCTGGCCGTACTTCCCGTCGCCGCGGACGAGGTCCGCGACGGCCGAGGGCGAGAGGCCATGGTCCCGGAGCACGTCGGCCACCTCGCCCTCCGTGAGCAGGTCGTCTATCTCGTCGTGGTAGCGACCGGTCTGCCGGTAGACGAGGTCCTCCAGATTGTGGGAGTACGGACCGTGGCCGGTGTCGTGGAGGAGCGCCGCGGCGCGGATGCGGGCGGCGTTCGTCCCCTCGATACCGAGGTTCGACAGCGCCCGGTCGGCGAGGTGGTAGACGCCGAGGGAGTGCTCGAAGCGCGTGTGGTTCGCCGACGGGTAGACGTACGAGACGGTCCCCAGCTGGCGGATGCGCCTGAGGCGCTGGACGATGGGGGTGTCGAGGAGCGCCTCGGCCACACCGTCGACCTCGATGTGGTCGTGGACGCTGTCCTTGATGGAAATCATGGCGGCGCTTGGGTCGCGTTCGCTTAAAAACCGTCGCCCGCTACCGCCCGTGTTCGGGTGTGAGCGGGGGTTCTCTCCGACTGGTCAGGGCGGCGTGGCCGTACCGTGTTGCTGGTCGAACGTCTCACCGAGTTTCGAGAGGGTCCCGAGCGCCTGCTGTTCCTCCCGAAGGGTCTCCTCGAGGAGGTCGGCGACGTCGTCCATCCCGAGGTCGGACGCGAGGGGGACGAGGTTGCCGTACACCGCTATCTCGTAGTGTTCGGCCTTCTGGGCGGTGGTGACGTTGTAGCGGTCGAGCGCCATCTGGTCGGGCGACGAGGCCAGGAACGCCTCGTGGTCCGCCAGCAGCCCGCTGACGGCGCGGTCCTCTCGCTCCTCGACGGAGATGCCGAGCGTGTTGAACAGCTCCTCGAGACGGAGTATGTGGACCCTCGTCTCCTCGCGGTGCGCCGAGAACGTCTCGGCGAGCCGCTCGTCGCTGGAAGAATCCGCGAGTCGTTCGAGCGCGTCGTAGAACTGGTGTTCCGCGTAGAAGGTCTCGCGGATGGCGTCGGCGAACATGTCTTCGGTCGTGGTTGGGCACATCGTCGTTCTCCGCCGGTACGAGCGCTACCGACTGGCGTAAGCTCGCTCCTTGTAAGGGACGGGCGGGTCGCCGGGACTGTCCGCCCGATGCGACGGTCCGCTCGACGCTCGGTGGTGGGAGCGGTCGAGAGCGGCGTCTCAGTTCGACGCGTCGTCGATTCCCAGCACCGACCGCGCCGCGCGCGAGACGTCGTCGACGTGTTCGTCGGGCGTGTAGACGCCGAGTCGCCAGCGAGCGCGTTCGCCCGCGCGAAGTGCGCCGACCAGTTCCGAGGCGTGTTCCAGTCGCTGGACGCTGCCACCGACGACGACGCGGGCGTTCGCCTCGCGCATCGAAGGCAGGGAGGGGACGTCGAGCAACACCTCGTCGTCGGGGACGCCCGCCCGGGCGGCGATGTCCGTCTCGGCCTCCCGGATGGCCTCGCGTGGGAACTGCGCGACGGCCGCGGGAATCGTCTCCTGGCCGACCCACAGCGCACGCTTGAACAGGTCGCGCTCCTCGATGCGCCGACCGAGGTCCGGAGCGTGGCTCCGGAGTCCGACCAGCAGGTCGTGGTCGGCGAACCGGCGGAAGTGCTCGATGGAGACGCCGCCGTCGACGATGCGTTCGGCCCCCCGTTCGAGCATCGTCCCCGCGATGCGCGAGACGTGGTGTCGGTAGACGATGCCGTTCATGAGCGAGCGAGCGAGCAGCATCGACTCGGCGGTCTGGACGTTCCCCGCCGCCAGCACCAGTTCGCCGTCGCGGACCCGCAACTGTCGGACGAGGCGGCCGGTGTCGAT from Halomarina salina carries:
- a CDS encoding MOSC domain-containing protein produces the protein MDGVNADDGDAPEAGVAETRTVVAIHVAPESGAPVESRDRVEAVAGRGLRGDRYFADEGTFSASASETPRDVTLVERESLDAVAEEYGVVLEPGEHRRNLTVEGVALDHLVGDRFRVGSAVFEGVERCEPCSYLEGLLEKRGVREALVHRGGIRARVVESGAVGRGDPVTPL
- a CDS encoding glycerophosphodiester phosphodiesterase, whose translation is MQVIGHRGCADRGPENTRLAVRRAAPHVDAVEVDVRRCGSGELVVVHDDRLRRLTGSGGRVSETPYRTLRALRVLDSGEPVPLLAALLADVPDDVAVNVELKHAGMATDLLAVLDDVPNDVLVSSFEADVLRELYDVSDLPLAYLFHQELRRLGRDWRHGLAIGRRYDCAALHPSVGLATDEPERILDAQEEGFAVNVWTVKRARTARRLRQAGVDGLIVDDWAVV
- a CDS encoding acetyl-CoA carboxylase biotin carboxylase subunit — protein: MFDKVLVANRGEIAVRVMRACEELDVGTVAIYSKADKNAGHVRYADEAYNVGPARAADSYLDQEAIVEAAQQAGADAIHPGYGFLAENADFAARVEEAEGITWVGPTSDSMEQMGEKTNARKVMQAADVPIVPGTTDPAESAQEVKDFGNEHGYPVAIKAEGGGGGRGMKVVWDESEAEEQFETAKREGEAYFDNDSVYLERYLDHPRHIEVQVIADHHGNARHLGERDCSLQRRHQKVIEEGPSPALDEDLAEEIRESARRGVAEADYRNAGTVEFLVSDGEFYFLEVNTRIQVEHTVTEEITGIDIVKWQLRVAAGEELGFSQDEVEIEGHAMEFRINAENAANDFAPATGKLSTYDPPGGIGVRMDDALRTGDTIGGDYDSMIAKLVVYASDREECIARSKRALAEYDIEGVTTIIPFHRLMLTDEKFVGGTHTTDYLDEELDTSRIDEAQEKWGKETDASEEDEQVVEREFTVEVNGKRFEVSLEERGELAVAAGGDSGGGSRPQKRSGGSGGGGGGSSGDSDATSAAGDTVTAEMQGTILSVGVAEGDEVEAGDVLCVLEAMKMENDIVAERGGTVTEVAIGEGESVNMGDVLVVID
- a CDS encoding NifU family protein, coding for MSTDGQTVDENDLRERISTFLMRNFPQIKGHGGSHEILDLDAEEGSVTIALGGACEGCGVSPMTIQALETRLPREIPEIRTVRAETGDSFAEGGRGFDPDDVPF
- a CDS encoding DUF7537 family lipoprotein gives rise to the protein MRTWAALLVVALVVLAGCGSSSAVDSGDGVADITPASVPTDHPMDDRPPGVGRSGLSDPIALADAHAESLVKRNFTVRTRSVIRDSNGTALREVTRVARYDPPVTTETWSYGETTSSLGPSSGKTVERWANGSTGVVRLVGEQSVRYSASSTVGAPTLRDELYGTLPALRDGQTTLDGSAYRVETTEPPMLYGPYTGVLSAVESWNQTLVVEPDGRIRWLHIEFAGEASTPSGTVPVTGSYDVQFSGIGSTSVERPDWVSVALEATDQ
- a CDS encoding biotin--[acetyl-CoA-carboxylase] ligase, producing MNETRLRVLSALADGPVSGPALADELDVSRAAVWKHVEALREAGFEVVSDDGGYALGAMPPLHELAIALHLDAPFAVESHDSIDSTNRRGRELAESGASDVAVVADEQTGGRGRLDRAWSSPSGGVYLSLVVRPDVPMRDAPLFTLAAAVAAARAAREQGVDARIKWPNDVVVPRDGTSYDKLSGILTEMQGEADRIGWLVVGVGTNAEATADELPEGATSVRAETGGVDRRAFAQRLLAEFDALRSDLDSVVPAWRDLALTLGQRVRVETTDGDVVGEAVDVDRPGTLVVRRDDGEAVRVSAGDCEHLRPVE
- a CDS encoding amidohydrolase family protein; its protein translation is MSEDDRASDGTTPTGDPDAVRTDRETTDGETTIAGTILRGREFDPVEGRVVVEDGDVVAVEEERVDSDAVVLPAFVNAHTHIGDSIAKEAGGGLSLEELVAPPDGLKHRLLRAADDPELVAGMVRSLRYMERSGTGAFLEFREGGVEGVDQLRRALDGLAIDPTVYGRGDASVLDVADGYGASGANDTDFTEERAAARDAGKPFAIHAGEVDASDIDPALELDPDLLVHMVHADDEHLRRVEDEGIPVAVCPRSNLVTDVGLPPVEELREHTTVALGTDNVFLNAPSMFREMEFAAKLYDCSASEVLGMATHAGADAAGLNCGVVEPGREARLLVLDGDSDNLAGAQDVVRAVVRRAGTSDVEQVVLP
- a CDS encoding HD domain-containing protein, with translation MISIKDSVHDHIEVDGVAEALLDTPIVQRLRRIRQLGTVSYVYPSANHTRFEHSLGVYHLADRALSNLGIEGTNAARIRAAALLHDTGHGPYSHNLEDLVYRQTGRYHDEIDDLLTEGEVADVLRDHGLSPSAVADLVRGDGKYGQLVSGELDVDRMDYLVRDAHHTGVPYGTIDTGRLVRELDFTEGELVLGEGNVQTGESLLLARALMNPTVYSHHVARISKAMLRRAAEGLLRADATDAWELRRMDDDDLRVALRQCGETAEYARRLDTRDLYKRAVWAEYDVVDDELIDADHDTIREYEREVAAEAGVDAEQVVLDVPSRPDIPESTSRVVVNGQVRRLRDQSTLVKAVMRVQKDQWRLGVYAPRDVTEQVGHAAESVLGLDLDALVSDIRGSRTATLDEFEEARDE
- a CDS encoding DUF892 family protein, with protein sequence MCPTTTEDMFADAIRETFYAEHQFYDALERLADSSSDERLAETFSAHREETRVHILRLEELFNTLGISVEEREDRAVSGLLADHEAFLASSPDQMALDRYNVTTAQKAEHYEIAVYGNLVPLASDLGMDDVADLLEETLREEQQALGTLSKLGETFDQQHGTATPP
- a CDS encoding HD domain-containing protein; protein product: MNTVKDAVHDHIALDPVAEALVDTPIVQRLRHIKQLSTVRLVYPSANHTRFEHSLGVYHLARQALDSLGVTGERAAHVRAAALLHDIGHGPYGHQTEGVIMRHAGEHHDEIHDLLGGTEAAEVLRDHDCSPERVADLVAGHGELGQLVSGELDVDRMDYLVRDAHHTGVPYGTIDTGRLVRQLRVRDGELVLAAGNVQTAESMLLARSLMNGIVYRHHVSRIAGTMLERGAERIVDGGVSIEHFRRFADHDLLVGLRSHAPDLGRRIEERDLFKRALWVGQETIPAAVAQFPREAIREAETDIAARAGVPDDEVLLDVPSLPSMREANARVVVGGSVQRLEHASELVGALRAGERARWRLGVYTPDEHVDDVSRAARSVLGIDDASN